In the Leptospiraceae bacterium genome, one interval contains:
- a CDS encoding TetR/AcrR family transcriptional regulator, with the protein MGFKLLGIKERKERNFQKREAEILEAGKKVFYKFGIFSSTMEMISNEMEIGRTTLYLHFKSKDEIMAKILTEWYKKLRLKIENICPNRNSLEKMKLVIREYLEHCLSHPDEYFISRVIESSVKKENISRKILKELEEERKKRIELMENIYNEARNEGLIEDHHIYFLVGTGWGMLRGVVDVIIENHFVKEITEKEKFFQFVEKVFFHGILLKENHNETIGKKNSKQAFK; encoded by the coding sequence TTGGGCTTTAAACTTTTGGGAATCAAAGAAAGAAAAGAAAGAAATTTCCAAAAAAGAGAGGCTGAAATTTTAGAAGCCGGAAAGAAAGTATTCTACAAGTTTGGGATATTTTCTTCCACTATGGAAATGATCTCTAACGAAATGGAAATAGGTAGAACTACTCTCTATCTCCATTTCAAAAGTAAAGACGAAATCATGGCAAAAATTTTAACGGAGTGGTATAAAAAACTCAGACTAAAAATAGAAAATATATGTCCGAATCGCAATTCATTAGAAAAAATGAAACTCGTAATTCGAGAATACTTGGAGCATTGCTTGAGCCACCCGGATGAGTATTTTATTTCACGAGTTATAGAATCCTCTGTTAAAAAAGAAAATATTTCAAGAAAGATTTTAAAAGAATTGGAAGAAGAAAGAAAAAAGCGAATCGAATTAATGGAAAATATTTACAATGAAGCAAGGAACGAAGGTCTTATAGAAGACCACCATATATATTTTTTAGTCGGTACGGGCTGGGGAATGTTAAGGGGAGTGGTAGATGTAATTATTGAAAATCACTTTGTAAAAGAAATCACAGAAAAAGAAAAATTCTTTCAATTTGTCGAGAAAGTTTTTTTTCACGGAATCTTATTAAAGGAAAATCACAATGAAACAATTGGGAAGAAAAATTCAAAGCAAGCCTTCAAATAG
- a CDS encoding TetR/AcrR family transcriptional regulator: MPNQVFKKYGKVNLSHFTVREIKYAKSRLRLLHSLIKELKNKPASEIKIKDLCKKAEISEPSFYNYFPQKDDIFFYFVGLWSIELFLYSQKSKSGLDSIYQFFSYTGKTSELHPYLMKELLAYQARADILSRSKFVQPVTDAEKTITFGSVDGIEKISGDGLRTLIFQSLKKAVDDGELPRATNLDEVSMAVGGIFFGVAGLCASLNFKNLSTHYKNSLEIIFNGLAK, from the coding sequence GTGCCAAATCAAGTCTTTAAAAAATATGGGAAAGTAAATTTGTCCCATTTTACAGTTCGTGAAATAAAATATGCAAAATCAAGATTGAGACTTCTGCATAGTTTAATCAAAGAACTTAAAAATAAACCTGCAAGTGAAATTAAAATAAAAGATCTCTGCAAAAAAGCTGAAATAAGCGAGCCTTCGTTTTACAATTATTTTCCTCAAAAGGATGATATATTTTTTTATTTTGTGGGGCTTTGGAGTATTGAATTATTTTTATATTCTCAAAAATCAAAGTCAGGGCTCGATTCGATTTATCAATTCTTTTCCTATACAGGCAAAACCTCGGAGCTTCATCCATATTTAATGAAAGAACTTTTAGCATATCAAGCAAGAGCAGACATTTTATCCAGAAGTAAATTTGTTCAACCGGTAACGGATGCAGAAAAAACTATAACATTTGGAAGTGTTGACGGAATAGAAAAAATATCTGGAGACGGACTAAGGACATTAATTTTTCAATCCTTAAAAAAGGCGGTAGATGACGGTGAACTTCCGAGGGCTACAAATCTTGATGAGGTTTCAATGGCAGTAGGAGGCATTTTTTTTGGAGTCGCAGGTCTTTGTGCATCTTTAAATTTTAAAAACCTCTCCACTCATTACAAAAATAGCTTAGAAATTATTTTTAATGGTTTAGCCAAATAG
- a CDS encoding glycerol-3-phosphate dehydrogenase/oxidase — protein sequence MKQLGRKIQSKPSNRKQYASNYSNEVFDVLIVGGGITGANILWDSTLRGMKSILLEKDDYASKTSQATSKLIHGGIRYLKNLEIGLVKESLYEKKLLAKISPHSMRILPMMIPLYSFMEKTIMRLGLSFADFISKNRNEGITEDLIIPNRFLLTREQTIAEDPKLKRENLVGSIVYYDYANYNPERHTTEFIFSARKKGGVALNYTKVTKIAKESSGNFLIYVTDSISGKESILRSKTVVNASGPYADFIESIAGVHSEKVLVRSKGIHAVIRKITSDKSVVLKKKDGTHLFVLPWRNRNIIGTTDTVYKDDPDSMRVTKKEILELLDEVNYSYGNGNLGEKDVLNFYGGLRPLVEESSNVSDNTYSASRKTEIVDYKDFGMNGFFAALGGKYTTSRGVAEELVNKLAEFLPGKYKPCQTKEIALSGGNFSDQKTLIKDVAKKFPKLDSVKLETLINRYGSDTFSLPLDTNLHEFYKLENGEVFYPEEIDFICKNEDIVFAEDILFRRSGIANIGKSDPTVIKKILTRIGKNLHWSPRRVFMEEKSIYKRFDLV from the coding sequence ATGAAACAATTGGGAAGAAAAATTCAAAGCAAGCCTTCAAATAGAAAACAATATGCTTCAAACTACTCGAATGAAGTATTTGACGTACTCATTGTAGGTGGGGGGATTACAGGTGCGAATATTCTTTGGGACTCTACTCTTAGAGGAATGAAATCTATTCTTTTAGAAAAAGACGATTATGCATCTAAGACAAGTCAAGCTACCTCAAAACTAATTCACGGAGGGATACGCTATTTAAAAAATCTTGAGATTGGCCTTGTAAAAGAATCTCTCTATGAAAAAAAGCTTTTAGCAAAAATTTCTCCACACTCTATGAGAATTTTACCCATGATGATACCGCTCTATTCTTTTATGGAAAAAACTATTATGCGATTGGGTTTAAGCTTTGCGGATTTTATTTCTAAGAATAGAAACGAAGGAATCACAGAAGACCTAATTATCCCAAATAGGTTTTTATTGACAAGAGAGCAAACAATTGCTGAAGATCCAAAACTAAAAAGAGAAAATCTTGTAGGCTCGATAGTTTACTACGACTACGCAAATTATAACCCTGAAAGGCACACTACAGAATTTATTTTTTCTGCGAGAAAAAAAGGAGGAGTCGCCTTAAATTATACAAAAGTAACTAAGATAGCTAAAGAGTCTTCCGGGAATTTTCTAATCTATGTGACTGATTCAATTAGTGGAAAAGAAAGCATTCTTCGTTCTAAGACAGTTGTAAACGCCTCAGGTCCTTATGCAGATTTTATAGAAAGTATTGCTGGAGTTCATTCCGAAAAAGTTTTAGTTCGCTCCAAAGGAATCCATGCTGTAATTAGGAAAATTACCTCAGACAAGTCTGTAGTGCTAAAGAAAAAAGACGGTACTCATCTATTTGTTCTGCCTTGGAGAAATCGTAACATTATAGGTACAACAGACACTGTGTATAAAGACGACCCGGATAGCATGAGGGTCACTAAAAAAGAAATTTTAGAACTTTTAGACGAGGTGAACTATTCTTATGGAAATGGAAATCTAGGAGAAAAGGATGTTTTGAATTTTTACGGGGGTTTACGTCCCTTAGTTGAGGAGTCGTCTAACGTATCCGACAATACCTATAGCGCATCCAGAAAAACTGAAATCGTGGATTATAAAGACTTCGGGATGAATGGATTTTTTGCAGCACTTGGAGGAAAATACACTACAAGTAGAGGCGTGGCAGAAGAGCTTGTAAATAAACTTGCAGAATTTTTACCCGGCAAATATAAGCCTTGTCAGACAAAAGAAATAGCTTTATCCGGTGGGAATTTTTCAGACCAAAAAACTTTGATAAAAGACGTAGCAAAAAAATTTCCTAAATTAGATTCAGTAAAATTAGAGACTCTAATAAATAGGTATGGAAGTGATACATTTTCTCTTCCTTTAGATACAAATTTACACGAATTCTATAAATTAGAAAACGGTGAAGTTTTTTATCCGGAAGAAATTGATTTTATTTGCAAAAATGAAGATATTGTATTTGCAGAAGATATTTTGTTTAGAAGATCAGGGATAGCAAACATAGGTAAGTCTGACCCGACTGTAATCAAAAAAATCTTAACTCGAATCGGAAAAAATTTACATTGGAGTCCTAGAAGAGTTTTTATGGAAGAAAAATCAATTTATAAAAGATTTGATTTAGTCTAA
- a CDS encoding dioxygenase: MNINLAGLKKITDTLPTQNTKMPVIFTSHGNPFDIPIPRDKREFWSALFELGVYLQKNYEIKCALVISAHWCTKGTFVNASIEQKQIYDYYGFPKEHYEVYYSAKGSPEIAHEVKNIIPSVTETADWGLDHGAWPIIMHLFPNANIPVFQLSINYFAKPEYHFELGRLLKPLRQKNVLIIGSGSLIHNLQLAGQKMQNNDMTPYSWEEEYDTWIKKQIEKRNFTEIINYETSHKLGKLAAPTPDHFVPVLYALGLSDEKEDIKFFYEKPSTLPAFSERSFIIS, from the coding sequence ATGAATATAAATTTAGCTGGTTTAAAAAAAATCACTGATACACTCCCTACACAAAATACAAAAATGCCAGTAATTTTTACGTCTCACGGAAATCCATTTGATATTCCAATACCAAGAGACAAACGAGAGTTTTGGAGTGCTTTATTTGAACTAGGAGTTTACTTACAAAAAAACTATGAAATAAAATGTGCATTAGTTATTTCTGCTCATTGGTGCACTAAAGGTACATTCGTAAATGCATCTATCGAGCAGAAACAAATTTATGATTATTATGGTTTTCCAAAAGAGCATTATGAAGTTTACTACAGTGCTAAAGGCTCTCCAGAAATTGCACACGAAGTAAAAAATATAATTCCTAGTGTAACAGAAACAGCCGATTGGGGATTAGACCACGGCGCGTGGCCTATAATTATGCATTTATTCCCAAATGCAAACATTCCTGTTTTTCAGTTGAGTATAAATTATTTTGCAAAGCCTGAGTACCATTTTGAATTAGGGAGGCTATTAAAACCTCTTAGGCAAAAAAATGTATTGATTATTGGTAGTGGTTCGCTTATCCATAATTTGCAGCTAGCAGGGCAAAAAATGCAAAACAACGATATGACCCCATATAGCTGGGAAGAAGAATATGATACTTGGATAAAAAAACAAATTGAAAAAAGGAATTTTACTGAAATTATAAATTACGAAACAAGCCATAAACTAGGTAAATTAGCAGCACCTACACCAGATCATTTTGTACCTGTGTTATACGCACTTGGGCTTTCAGATGAAAAAGAAGATATAAAATTTTTTTATGAAAAGCCTTCAACACTACCTGCTTTTAGTGAAAGGAGTTTTATCATCAGTTAA
- a CDS encoding FAD-binding oxidoreductase: MKILTIPYLENNVEVKLSKKSKISTQIAKQFISIVGKENYSISDIDRAKHSGAKLYLEILKARKGIIDNPPDAVIYPRSEREVIRILSICKSKKIPVVPCGGRTSVTRALELPKGGISLDLSKHFTKVKSLNEKNSTVTVEAGILGPLLEKFLNEKGYTCGHFPQSFEYSTPGGWVAARGAGQASTGYGKMEDMLISLRMVTTEGVVVTKDYPAASIGPDIDQIILGSEGIFGVITEITMKVRKYNPLNSSLTSFMFKDFESAVTAMREVMQGGFGLPHFFRLQDPEETELAFKMSGKTGSIADKFLTLIGYTPMNRSLMHIIVDGDKDYSKFVLKKIKKIAKKYSGFETGKSPVKKWLEQRYSSAYLRDAFMDQAMMLDTLETAVSWENLLNLWEKVRQVVKSRTETFCLVHISHAYENGANLYFIFMSPMKKGDEILDFTKYQKEIIDAIHKNGGSLSHHHGIGRMLSPWMKSEVGELGLKTLQSLKKNFDPSGVMNPGGMLGL, translated from the coding sequence ATGAAAATTTTAACTATTCCTTACTTAGAAAATAATGTAGAAGTAAAACTTTCAAAGAAAAGCAAAATTTCTACACAGATCGCAAAACAATTTATTTCCATTGTAGGGAAGGAAAATTATTCTATTTCCGACATAGACCGGGCAAAGCATTCTGGAGCGAAACTTTATTTAGAAATTTTAAAAGCTCGAAAAGGAATAATCGATAACCCTCCCGATGCGGTAATTTATCCTAGAAGCGAAAGGGAAGTTATACGAATTCTATCTATTTGCAAATCTAAAAAAATCCCTGTAGTCCCTTGTGGGGGAAGGACTTCTGTAACTCGCGCTTTGGAGCTGCCAAAAGGAGGAATTTCTTTAGACCTGTCCAAGCACTTTACAAAAGTAAAAAGCCTAAATGAGAAAAATTCTACGGTAACAGTAGAGGCTGGGATACTAGGGCCTTTGTTGGAAAAATTTTTAAATGAGAAAGGCTATACTTGCGGGCACTTTCCACAGTCTTTTGAGTATTCTACACCAGGTGGTTGGGTAGCTGCAAGAGGAGCAGGTCAAGCATCAACCGGTTACGGCAAGATGGAAGATATGCTAATCTCTCTTAGAATGGTGACTACAGAGGGTGTAGTAGTTACAAAGGATTATCCGGCAGCATCGATTGGTCCTGATATAGACCAAATCATTCTTGGCTCGGAGGGAATTTTTGGAGTTATCACAGAGATTACTATGAAGGTAAGAAAATACAATCCTCTGAACTCTTCTCTAACTTCTTTTATGTTTAAAGATTTTGAAAGTGCGGTTACCGCAATGAGGGAAGTTATGCAAGGAGGTTTTGGACTTCCGCATTTTTTTAGGCTGCAAGACCCGGAGGAAACAGAGCTTGCTTTTAAAATGAGCGGTAAAACTGGAAGCATTGCAGATAAGTTTTTAACCTTAATCGGATATACGCCAATGAACAGAAGTCTCATGCACATAATTGTAGATGGAGACAAGGACTATTCTAAATTTGTATTAAAGAAGATTAAAAAAATTGCAAAGAAATATTCCGGTTTTGAAACAGGAAAAAGCCCGGTAAAAAAATGGTTGGAGCAAAGATATTCCAGTGCCTATCTTAGAGATGCTTTTATGGATCAAGCGATGATGCTCGACACTTTAGAAACTGCGGTTAGCTGGGAAAACTTACTTAATCTTTGGGAGAAGGTCAGACAAGTTGTGAAGTCACGTACTGAAACTTTTTGTTTAGTTCATATTTCTCACGCTTATGAAAATGGCGCGAACTTATATTTTATATTTATGAGTCCGATGAAAAAAGGGGACGAGATTCTTGATTTTACTAAATACCAAAAGGAAATCATTGATGCAATCCACAAAAATGGAGGCTCTCTATCTCACCATCACGGAATAGGAAGAATGCTTTCTCCTTGGATGAAATCAGAGGTAGGCGAATTGGGTTTAAAAACTCTTCAATCTTTAAAGAAAAATTTTGATCCTTCCGGAGTTATGAATCCCGGGGGGATGCTTGGGCTTTAA
- a CDS encoding DsbA family oxidoreductase: METKMKVEVWSDVLCPFCYIGKRQYETALKNFKENSEVELIWKSYQLDPQAPEAAKENQVEYLSKRKGMSIAQVNSMLDSVTNYAKSVGLDYNLRGSVVVNSFKAHILIQFAKSKGLGDEVEEKLFYAYFTKNKDIADIANLIDIGKEIGLDESELKNIFSDDNFSYLVKSDLQEANQIGVTGVPFFVFNQKYAVSGAQKPEIFLEVLEKSYSEWKKENSNPKIQIVEGDSCDIDGKCN; encoded by the coding sequence ATGGAAACTAAAATGAAAGTAGAAGTCTGGAGTGACGTATTGTGTCCTTTTTGTTATATCGGGAAAAGACAATACGAAACTGCTCTAAAAAATTTTAAAGAAAACAGTGAAGTTGAGCTTATCTGGAAAAGCTACCAATTAGACCCACAAGCACCTGAAGCAGCGAAAGAGAACCAAGTGGAATATCTTTCTAAAAGAAAAGGAATGAGTATAGCACAAGTCAACTCTATGCTGGACAGTGTGACAAATTATGCAAAAAGTGTAGGTTTAGATTATAATTTACGAGGCTCAGTAGTAGTAAATTCTTTCAAAGCCCATATCTTAATCCAATTTGCGAAATCAAAAGGGCTTGGTGACGAAGTAGAAGAAAAACTTTTCTATGCTTATTTTACAAAAAATAAAGATATCGCTGATATTGCAAATTTAATCGACATAGGAAAAGAAATCGGGTTAGATGAGTCTGAATTAAAAAATATTTTTAGCGATGATAATTTCTCCTACTTAGTAAAATCAGACCTACAGGAAGCAAACCAAATCGGGGTTACGGGAGTTCCTTTTTTTGTGTTTAATCAAAAATACGCAGTGTCCGGCGCACAAAAACCGGAAATATTTTTAGAGGTCTTAGAAAAATCTTACTCAGAATGGAAAAAAGAAAACTCAAATCCAAAGATACAGATAGTAGAAGGTGACTCTTGCGATATAGATGGAAAATGCAATTAA
- a CDS encoding MBL fold metallo-hydrolase — protein MVKWRWNRDELIQSSTDPKNYQFAQIKNDGKILRENNSNFSATWIGHATVLVQIEGKNILTDPIWSDRCSPVKFAGPKRYTKPGVALDDLPKIDLVIISHNHYDHLDTETLIALEKKFQPLFLAGLGNEKFLKNLGLSKVKELDWWDEVQEKEMKITFTPTQHFSGRKITDLDKTLWGSYVVSGIKKKFYFSGDTGYFEGFKEIGEKFPDLDLAILPIGAYEPRWFMSPMHVDPHQSVQAFLDLKAKYMIPMHYLTFVLTDEALDEPLRLAYSEFENRNISLEKLLGLKIGESFFFDE, from the coding sequence ATGGTGAAATGGAGATGGAATAGAGATGAGTTGATTCAGTCTTCAACCGATCCCAAAAATTACCAATTTGCACAAATAAAAAATGACGGAAAAATTCTTCGTGAAAATAATTCAAATTTTTCTGCAACTTGGATAGGACACGCAACCGTTCTTGTTCAAATAGAAGGTAAAAATATTTTAACCGACCCTATCTGGTCAGACAGATGCTCTCCCGTAAAATTTGCAGGGCCTAAGCGTTATACGAAACCGGGCGTAGCTTTGGATGATCTTCCAAAAATTGACTTAGTGATTATTAGTCATAATCATTACGACCATTTAGACACAGAAACTTTAATTGCACTGGAAAAAAAATTCCAACCTCTGTTTCTTGCAGGTCTCGGTAACGAAAAATTTTTAAAAAACCTAGGGCTCTCAAAAGTGAAGGAGTTAGACTGGTGGGATGAAGTCCAAGAAAAAGAGATGAAAATTACTTTCACTCCTACTCAGCACTTTAGTGGAAGAAAAATTACAGACCTCGATAAAACTCTTTGGGGAAGTTATGTGGTATCCGGTATAAAGAAAAAATTTTATTTTTCGGGGGACACTGGATATTTTGAAGGGTTTAAAGAAATTGGAGAAAAATTCCCCGATTTAGATTTGGCTATTTTACCAATTGGGGCTTACGAACCAAGGTGGTTTATGAGTCCAATGCACGTTGACCCACACCAATCTGTTCAGGCATTTTTAGATCTAAAAGCAAAGTACATGATCCCTATGCACTATTTAACTTTTGTATTAACCGATGAAGCCTTAGATGAGCCTCTGCGGTTAGCTTACAGTGAGTTTGAAAATAGAAATATCTCTCTCGAAAAATTATTAGGATTAAAAATCGGAGAGAGTTTTTTCTTTGATGAGTAA
- a CDS encoding efflux RND transporter permease subunit produces MKNIVQFFIERKMVLDIFLAALFLFGYFSIVNSKKEGFPEIPLNKIFVQTIVPGGSAKDIEINVTSKIEDQIKEVEGIKEIISYSEEGVSKIEIQGLEKLKPSQFQKLFSDIENAISKIDDFPTNIKGKPSIWEVKSSDMPVMEIAYTGEYKNLKPYLEDLKERLRVLKGVSKIDIIGLGDEEILIKVDPVKARNNFLDLRAIANSLKMRNQEGSAGIIYSNEGEKKVTLEGKYKTTTELLNTELVTNELGNSIKLRDVAQIEFTPEDKKLIVRNNGKPGALLAIRKLGSEDLLKTVDRVNEVLKKEILPDGVESLVLLDQSTLTRDRINLLVGNSIMGFILVVLVLFYFLNFQTAFWTAFGIPFSLLGMLIFLKVMDISINLISLAGFIIIIGMLVDDAVVIAEKYNTNLESGMGKIDSAVNAVQRMWAPVVASALTTMVAFAPLFLVGGFPGAFIWTIPLMVIVGLSVSLSESFFILPSHLLHSNIKKVQQKKIMEVLENLYKKSLIWALLNKFKFLFTATVLLFLSLFLLKNYVKKDPFPQDAAEGFFVNLTFPLGYTSIQTESNLQKIENFLLNMPKEEILGLSSRIGVQTESSTIDRGIQNNLATIFVYLTPYQNRKRTANEIMENLRSEIKKLNAKDSFQYSLNLKRIGPPMGKDIEIRVISNNDSLREKKVKSIEEFLKNSKGVNNIDTNSIRGLDEYVLKLNYLVLSVVGLTAEDVLNSIRIAINGIVVTDMSRTDDTVNLRVLLDDKIHFNDLKKNDQDSIQAKNLLPIKNKQGNLINLDRMINIQEKTSLASVKHINSIRAEILTAGVDQEIISPVELMDLVRKNFPDEKNLQIQFSGQPLETNLIFSGLTTAAIFAILGIYLIIALIFQSYTRPIVVMLSLPFMAIGLAFVLVTHNIPGSMMVGVAVVGLLGVVVNSSIVLVDTIRELGDKKKFDIQTITEGSVSRLRPIFLTTTTTILGVMPTGYGIGGYDPFLSHMSLVLAYGLLFATMITLFIVPILLLIENSIPNPFQGSKIMKIFSKKLAE; encoded by the coding sequence ATGAAAAATATAGTTCAGTTTTTTATAGAAAGGAAAATGGTATTGGATATTTTTCTTGCAGCGCTTTTTCTTTTTGGGTATTTCAGTATTGTAAACTCTAAAAAAGAAGGTTTTCCTGAAATACCACTAAATAAAATTTTTGTACAAACAATTGTACCAGGTGGTTCGGCTAAGGATATAGAAATCAATGTAACTTCAAAGATTGAAGACCAGATAAAAGAAGTAGAAGGGATCAAAGAAATTATATCTTATTCAGAAGAAGGTGTTTCAAAGATTGAGATACAAGGCTTAGAAAAACTAAAACCCAGTCAATTTCAGAAGTTATTTTCAGATATTGAAAATGCAATTTCTAAGATAGATGACTTTCCTACAAATATAAAAGGCAAGCCGTCTATTTGGGAGGTCAAATCTTCTGATATGCCTGTTATGGAAATTGCCTATACAGGTGAGTATAAAAACCTAAAACCTTATTTAGAGGATTTGAAAGAAAGATTAAGGGTCTTAAAAGGTGTATCTAAAATAGATATTATCGGTTTGGGTGATGAAGAAATACTGATCAAAGTAGACCCAGTGAAAGCGAGAAACAATTTTTTGGATTTAAGAGCTATAGCAAATTCATTAAAAATGCGTAACCAAGAAGGCTCCGCAGGAATCATTTACTCAAACGAAGGAGAAAAAAAAGTTACCCTAGAAGGAAAATATAAAACTACAACCGAATTACTAAATACTGAATTAGTTACAAATGAACTAGGAAACTCTATCAAACTAAGAGACGTAGCACAAATTGAATTTACACCAGAAGATAAAAAGCTAATCGTTAGAAATAATGGTAAACCGGGTGCGCTTCTTGCTATAAGAAAATTAGGCTCTGAAGACTTACTAAAAACTGTAGATAGGGTAAATGAAGTTTTAAAAAAAGAAATCTTACCAGATGGGGTTGAGTCTTTGGTTTTGTTAGATCAATCTACACTTACAAGAGATAGAATTAATCTACTTGTTGGAAACTCTATCATGGGTTTTATTTTAGTAGTTTTAGTATTATTTTATTTTTTAAATTTTCAGACTGCATTTTGGACTGCATTCGGAATTCCTTTTTCTTTGCTTGGAATGTTGATATTTTTAAAAGTCATGGATATTTCTATAAACCTAATTTCACTTGCTGGATTTATTATTATCATAGGTATGCTTGTGGACGATGCAGTAGTTATTGCAGAAAAGTACAACACTAACTTAGAATCAGGAATGGGGAAAATTGACTCTGCGGTAAATGCGGTTCAAAGAATGTGGGCTCCAGTTGTTGCATCGGCTCTTACTACTATGGTTGCATTTGCCCCACTATTTTTGGTAGGTGGGTTTCCGGGTGCTTTCATCTGGACTATTCCTTTAATGGTGATCGTCGGGTTAAGCGTCTCTTTAAGTGAAAGTTTTTTTATACTCCCTTCTCATTTACTCCATTCGAATATTAAAAAAGTACAGCAAAAAAAAATTATGGAAGTACTCGAAAACTTATACAAAAAAAGCCTTATCTGGGCTTTACTGAATAAGTTTAAATTTCTTTTTACTGCGACCGTACTTCTGTTTCTCTCTCTATTCCTATTGAAAAATTATGTAAAAAAAGATCCTTTTCCTCAAGACGCTGCGGAAGGTTTTTTTGTAAATTTAACATTTCCACTTGGTTATACCTCAATTCAAACAGAAAGTAATTTACAAAAAATTGAAAACTTTTTATTAAATATGCCTAAAGAAGAAATTTTAGGCCTAAGTTCTAGGATTGGTGTGCAAACAGAATCCAGCACCATAGATCGCGGAATCCAAAATAATTTAGCGACCATATTTGTGTATCTTACCCCTTACCAAAATAGAAAAAGAACTGCAAACGAAATCATGGAAAACTTACGGTCTGAAATAAAAAAATTAAATGCGAAAGATAGTTTTCAGTACTCTTTGAATTTAAAAAGAATCGGTCCCCCCATGGGAAAGGATATTGAGATACGAGTCATATCAAATAACGATAGCCTAAGAGAAAAAAAGGTTAAGTCTATAGAAGAATTTTTAAAAAACAGCAAAGGCGTAAATAATATAGATACAAATTCTATTCGAGGTTTAGACGAGTATGTGTTGAAATTGAATTATCTTGTATTGTCTGTGGTTGGGCTTACCGCAGAGGATGTTTTAAACTCGATACGAATTGCTATTAATGGGATTGTAGTTACAGATATGTCTAGAACAGATGACACGGTAAATTTACGAGTATTGCTCGACGACAAAATCCATTTCAACGATTTAAAGAAAAATGATCAAGATTCTATTCAGGCAAAAAATTTACTTCCTATTAAAAATAAGCAAGGAAATTTAATCAATTTAGACCGCATGATAAATATCCAAGAGAAAACCTCTCTTGCATCTGTGAAGCACATCAATTCTATTCGTGCGGAGATTCTCACTGCTGGTGTAGATCAAGAAATAATTTCTCCTGTAGAATTAATGGACTTAGTTAGAAAAAATTTTCCAGACGAGAAAAACCTACAAATTCAATTTTCAGGGCAGCCACTTGAGACAAATTTAATTTTTTCAGGGCTAACCACCGCAGCAATTTTTGCAATTCTTGGAATTTACCTTATTATAGCGCTTATTTTTCAATCATACACAAGGCCTATTGTAGTTATGCTTTCTCTTCCATTTATGGCTATAGGGTTAGCCTTTGTACTTGTCACCCATAATATTCCTGGCTCTATGATGGTTGGTGTGGCTGTTGTAGGTTTACTTGGGGTTGTAGTCAATTCTTCCATTGTACTTGTGGATACTATTCGCGAGCTTGGAGATAAAAAAAAGTTTGATATTCAAACGATAACCGAGGGAAGCGTATCAAGGCTTAGACCAATATTTTTGACAACAACTACTACAATCCTTGGAGTAATGCCTACAGGCTACGGGATTGGAGGTTACGACCCATTTTTATCCCACATGTCTTTGGTATTGGCTTATGGTCTTTTATTTGCTACAATGATAACTTTATTTATCGTACCGATTTTACTTTTAATAGAAAATTCGATTCCTAACCCATTTCAGGGTAGTAAAATAATGAAAATCTTTTCAAAAAAACTTGCAGAATAA
- a CDS encoding MarR family transcriptional regulator, which produces MSRNLTILTSETMKDIQNRILSQNPKLNKNSIMVSSRALLFTIQLSSLLDSYFQSSGLSQPGFLTLLILNTLCEREWTVLELSEVIRVKPPTMTGILDTLEKEDLVIRKKSSRDRRIVTVELSKSGKKKIRKIGPIHFSNIESAFGKLDEKFFKSQKKIMNKIEGAFLEFSRRGLK; this is translated from the coding sequence ATGAGTAGAAATTTAACCATTCTAACATCTGAAACCATGAAAGACATCCAAAATCGGATTCTATCGCAAAATCCTAAATTAAATAAAAATTCTATAATGGTTAGTTCGCGAGCTTTGCTATTTACAATTCAGTTAAGTTCCTTATTAGATTCTTATTTTCAATCTTCAGGGTTATCTCAGCCTGGATTTTTAACCTTACTTATATTGAATACGTTATGCGAAAGAGAATGGACTGTTTTAGAATTGTCTGAAGTGATTCGTGTTAAACCTCCAACCATGACTGGAATTTTAGACACTTTAGAAAAAGAAGATCTAGTAATTCGCAAGAAGTCGAGTAGAGACAGAAGAATAGTAACAGTGGAGTTAAGTAAATCTGGAAAAAAGAAAATCAGAAAAATTGGTCCTATTCATTTCTCAAACATTGAATCTGCTTTTGGAAAATTGGATGAAAAATTTTTTAAAAGTCAGAAGAAAATCATGAATAAAATCGAAGGTGCATTTTTAGAGTTTTCAAGGAGAGGTTTAAAATGA